CAGATTAAATACCTTCGTACTATCAAGTCTGCTCAGGAAACTCCCGCAGATCATATTGACCGCTTCCTTTGAGCAGTCTTCCATATCCTGCCCGGTAATCTCATCTTCCTTGAGCCCCAGCATGTTTTGAACCATGGCTTTTACTATACTCCTGGAAAGCAAGACCTTGACATCACCACTTATGGTCCCGTCAAAACTTATGGTGGCCTCCATATCATATTCATCATACCTGATATCCAGGGGTTCGAGAAAGATATAGAACATCTTCTCAAAGACCTCAAAAATCGAAGGTGTCATCGTCTCCCTTATCTTCTCCATATTCTCCTTCATCACTTACCCCTATAACCTCATAAAGGACTTTTTTTATCTCTTCAGGCAAAAAAGGTTTTTTTATGAAGCCCCTTGCCCCCAGATCGTAGGCATCCTGAATGCGTTTTTCACTGCCCTCTGTGCTTATCACTATAGTGGGAATTTCTTTAAGGAGGCTGTCCTTCTTCAGCTCCTCTAAAAGTTCTAATCCGTTCATCTCGGGCATATTTATGTCCGATATAATCACGTCCACCCAAGCCTTTGCCAATACATCCAGCGCCTCTCTACCGTTTCTGGCCTCAACACACTGATCCATCTTAAAGCCTGACATTGAAATGGTCTTCTTTATAACGGCACGC
The window above is part of the Deltaproteobacteria bacterium genome. Proteins encoded here:
- a CDS encoding response regulator — protein: MSFNLLIVDDSRSMRAVIKKTISMSGFKMDQCVEARNGREALDVLAKAWVDVIISDINMPEMNGLELLEELKKDSLLKEIPTIVISTEGSEKRIQDAYDLGARGFIKKPFLPEEIKKVLYEVIGVSDEGEYGEDKGDDDTFDF